One window from the genome of Schistocerca piceifrons isolate TAMUIC-IGC-003096 chromosome 1, iqSchPice1.1, whole genome shotgun sequence encodes:
- the LOC124710975 gene encoding uncharacterized protein LOC124710975 has product MATREMYVLWSCEDEKRGENKVLAIVTDSAAYMLKAAKRLRVFYPKIMHLTYLAHGIHRVAEEVRATLPEVNSLVSSAKKVFIKAPSRVRAFKTAHPDCPLPPEPVLTRWGTWISAANYYADNHRKVEEVLKGFEDSENLAIPKAMDALKNSIVLHSLSFIRAHLGGLPDLIEKLETRNKEVAKAGSTKDSGHRARIGQVRSMRDLEENWMQFSIKIPVGLRFRRSLSYRKKRNAPRI; this is encoded by the exons ATGTGCTATGGAGCTGTGAAGATGAGAAACGTGGGGAGAACAAGGTTTTGGCCATTGTGACGGATAGTGCCGCATATATGCTGAAGGCTGCAAAGCGTCTGCGGGTGTTTTACCCTAAAATTATGCACCTCACGTATCTGGCTCATGGCATTCATCGAGTCGCTGAAGAGGTCAGAGCCACATTGCCAGAGGTCAACAGCCTTGTATCTTCGGCGAAGAAGGTTTTCATCAAGGCACCAAGTCGAGTGAGAGCTTTCAAGACTGCTCACCCTGACTGTCCTCTGCCACCTGAACCAGTCTTGACGAGGTGGGGAACGTGGATTTCAGCTGCAAACTATTATGCAGACAACCACAGAaaagttgaagag GTCCTAAAGGGTTTTGAAGATAGCGAAAATTTAGCCATACCAAAAGCCATGGACGCATTGAAGAATTCCATCGTGTTACACAGCCTATCTTTCATCCGAGCGCACTTGGGTGGCCTTCCAGACCTAATTGAGAAACTTGAGACTCGTAACAAGGAAGTTGCTAAGGCAGGCTCGACGAAGGACTCAGGACACAGAGCAAGAATTGGCCAGGTCCGATCGATGAGAGACTTAGAAGAAAATTGGATGCAGTTCTCCATAAAAATCCCGGTTGGCCTACGATTCAGAAGATCGCTCAGTTACCGGAAGAAGAGAAACGCTCCGAGAATCTAA